A stretch of DNA from Desulfurella amilsii:
AAATACATTTATTTGTAGCATTTGTTGGTAAATTTTTTCCATTTTATCATCAATTATGCCAAGCACGCTTATAAGGTTGAATTTTTTCCTGAAACAGAATTTCAATATGGAAAAATAAATTGCCTCTATTTTAAATGTTACTGGGCAAAAAAAAGTGCACATCTTAACAAAATCTTTAGCTGATTCAATTAAAGCAAAACAACTTTCATCTATATAGAATTCTTTATGAAGGTATTTAAAAATCTTGTAATCATTGATTCTTCCTAAAATTTCCACCACTTTTTCTTCTTTTAAAATTAAGTTTAACTCCAAAAATAATCTATTTTTTGAGACTGTATTTAAAACACCTAGATCAAGGGCGTTTTTCATGAGTTTTTCTGTCTGCTGACCCAATAAAAAATTAAATTTTTCTGCAAAGCGCAAAGCCCTTAGCACTCTTGTTGGATCTTCTATAAAACTTAAATTGTGTAAAATGCGTATTTTTTTATCTTTAATATCTTTCATGCCACCAAAGTAATCAATGAGTTCTCCAAAACTTTCATTTAAACTTATTGCAAGTGTGTTTATTGTAAAATCTCTACGGTACAAATCCAGCTTTAGCGAGCTTTCTTCCACATGCGGCAAACCAGATGATACTTCGTCGTAGTACTCCTGCCTTGCTGTTGCAAAATCAATTTTTTCACCGTCTTTAATCACGCTAGCCGTTTTAAACTCATTATGAGCAATAAGTTTGCCTTCTATAATATTTGCAAATTCTTTTGCAAAGATTATAGCATTGCCTTCAATAACTATATCAATATCCTTTATGGGCATATCCATTACAAGGTCTCTGACCATCCCGCCTACGGCGTAGGCTTTCATTTTTAGTTTCAAAGCTACTTCTGATATTATTTTAAAAAAATTGTAAGTTTTTTCATCTAACTTATTTTTTAATTTTAAATCAACTTTTAGCGTTTTATGAATAAGTTTTTGTTCAGTTTGATTTATTAAATTTAATATATTTGTCCTGGTTAGCACGCCTACAACCAGAGTATCTCTTACAACAGGTATTATGCGTTGTTTTTCGTCAATGATTATTGTTTTTATTTTTGACAGAGGTACGTCTTCACTAACTGTATAAAAATCAGTAACCATAAATTTCTCTACAGGCTCATTTGCGTAGTTATGATAAATTGCCCTTTGCAGCGTAGGCCTTGATACAATGCCAACGAGCTCACCCCTATCAAGCACAACCAAAGAATTTATCCCATATTTTGCCATTATCTCATTGCAGTAGACAACTGTATCATCTTTTTCTACACATTTGGCAGGCGTACTCATAATGTCTTTAGCTTTTGTTATATACAAAAAACTCTCCCTAATAGCTAAAGTTACCTCATCAAGCGTTTCAATCAGCGTTAAATCTTTTACGGTCGCACTTGCTGCTAAGCTGTGACCACCGCCCCCAAATGTTTTTAAAATCCTCGCCACATCTACTTTTCTATTAGCAGAACGACCAATAATGAAAATGCGCGATTGCATCCTAAAAACACAAATGACTGCATCAGTTTTTTTCATACTCAAAAAGGTATTTACTATATTTGCTACCTCACCAACATACTCACTGTATTGGGCAAACGATAGCACAATGTTTATATTGTTGTATTCAAAAATGCGCGCATTTTTTATTAGCTCATTCAATAAATATACCTGGGATTCCTCCATAGTTTCTTCTAAAACGCCTGATACAATATCCAGCTTCGCGCCTTTTTCTAAAAGGTACGCACAAACTTGAAAATCATGCACACTAGTGGAAGGATAAAGCAGTTTTCCAGTATCTTCGTATATGCCAAGCATAAAAAGCGTGGCTTCTTCTGCGCTAAAATTTATATTTTGTTTTTTTAGTTTCATAACAATTTGAGTGGTATTTGCACCTGTTTTTTCGCAATAAAGCTCGCTACAGTTTATATCGCCATCGCTATGGTGATCAAAACAAATAACTTTAACTTTATCGACAATTTTTGCAAATTCACCAATGCGAGATTTTTGATGCGTATCAACAACAATTAATGTGTCAATTCTATCTAAATCAACTTTTTGAACATCGGCATAAGCATATATTGTTGACTGTATAAGAAAACTTTTTTTTGAGCGCTTCGGCAAATTTGGAAAAACCACTATAGCATCTTTATAGAGCAGTTTCGCTGCTATTGCGCTTGCTATTGCATCAAAATCTGGCTCAATGTGGCATGTAATAACCTTCATATTTACTTATCAAAAAAGTCACTTTCTTTAAAAGCTTTATTTAGAGCTTTATCGCTAACAAAAGTGTATCTTTGGGTAGTATTCAAACTTGAGTGTCCAAGTAACTCTTGAATAGTTTTTATATTAGCACCATTTTCCAATAAATGCGTAGCATATAAGTGCCTTAGGCTGTGTGGGTGCAAATCGAAACCTTTTGCTCTTGACTCTAGTTTTATTATTTTCCATATCGCAGCCCTGCTGAATGGTTTTCCTCTTTTGCTTATAAATAGGTAATCCTTTGAGCAATTATTAAGGTATAGGTTTCGTATGTTTGCCATGTAATTTTTAACTTTATCAAGCACATCTAGCAAAACTGGTAAAAGGCGCATTTTAGAACCTTTGCCAGAAACACGAATTAAACCTGCATCAAAATATATATCGCTAATTTTTAGGTTAATAAGTTCGCTTACCCTCAAGCCTGTTGCGTAAAAAAATAGCAAAATCAAACCATTCCTCGTATCTGTAAATAGAGTTTTAAGCGATTCAAAATCAATGGGTTTTTCAAATTTAAAGCTTGTTTTTGCATTTTTGATGTTACCCAAATCTAGATCCAATGGATGATTTTTGTTAACAAAAGTTAAAAAAGCCCGCAGACTTGCCATTTTCCTATTTAGTGACGTTGGCTTGTAAAGCTTTTTTAGCTCGTTAAAATACTCAAATAAATTTACATCATTTAGCTGTCTATTCTTAAAATAATCACAAAAAAGTTTTAGATCGCTTTCGTAGCTTAGCACTGTTTTGATTGACAAACCTCTATTTGCACTCAAAAATACACAAAAATCTCTAACAAGCTGATCTAAATCCATATCAATTAAATATACCAAAACCACTGGAAAAACAACCACCCAATGGTTTTAAAAAATCACTATCACTTTTAGATTTAAATTTTATCAAAAACTGCACTAAGTAGGGCAAAACAAGAACAATAAGTATACCAATCAATAAAAATTTCATTTCAAACATCTAAATTTCAAGTTTCAAAAAATTGTCCAATTCTTTTAAGTACCCTTCAAATAATGGCAACAATTTATCAAAAGTTGGTCTTTTTCCCATAAAGAAAAGTTTTTTTGTATTGTCTAAGCCTATAGAAAGGTGTTTTTCTAAATCTTCAAAAACATTTTGCGAATCTACACCTCTAAAGTACAACAAATACTTTGAAATCAAATAAAAATTATACAAAGACCTATATGCAATATCTTCGACTGTTTTTCGCTCTAATGTGAGCTCTAAAAAACTTGATCGGATTGCTAAAATTTTGCTTGCTATTTCCCTTTTAATTTGGTTTTTCAGTGCTTGAGCATCTATATCAATATT
This window harbors:
- a CDS encoding CBS domain-containing protein, with the protein product MKVITCHIEPDFDAIASAIAAKLLYKDAIVVFPNLPKRSKKSFLIQSTIYAYADVQKVDLDRIDTLIVVDTHQKSRIGEFAKIVDKVKVICFDHHSDGDINCSELYCEKTGANTTQIVMKLKKQNINFSAEEATLFMLGIYEDTGKLLYPSTSVHDFQVCAYLLEKGAKLDIVSGVLEETMEESQVYLLNELIKNARIFEYNNINIVLSFAQYSEYVGEVANIVNTFLSMKKTDAVICVFRMQSRIFIIGRSANRKVDVARILKTFGGGGHSLAASATVKDLTLIETLDEVTLAIRESFLYITKAKDIMSTPAKCVEKDDTVVYCNEIMAKYGINSLVVLDRGELVGIVSRPTLQRAIYHNYANEPVEKFMVTDFYTVSEDVPLSKIKTIIIDEKQRIIPVVRDTLVVGVLTRTNILNLINQTEQKLIHKTLKVDLKLKNKLDEKTYNFFKIISEVALKLKMKAYAVGGMVRDLVMDMPIKDIDIVIEGNAIIFAKEFANIIEGKLIAHNEFKTASVIKDGEKIDFATARQEYYDEVSSGLPHVEESSLKLDLYRRDFTINTLAISLNESFGELIDYFGGMKDIKDKKIRILHNLSFIEDPTRVLRALRFAEKFNFLLGQQTEKLMKNALDLGVLNTVSKNRLFLELNLILKEEKVVEILGRINDYKIFKYLHKEFYIDESCFALIESAKDFVKMCTFFCPVTFKIEAIYFSILKFCFRKKFNLISVLGIIDDKMEKIYQQMLQINVFLSKKRKKSEVYFFLKPMPLEAQIAAFSITRSSFVKDALISHIRDLQSTKPFISGKDLIVLGLKPSTAFGKILSDCFERQIEGDFANKQEAIDYVKNKYLN
- a CDS encoding tyrosine-type recombinase/integrase, which encodes MDLDQLVRDFCVFLSANRGLSIKTVLSYESDLKLFCDYFKNRQLNDVNLFEYFNELKKLYKPTSLNRKMASLRAFLTFVNKNHPLDLDLGNIKNAKTSFKFEKPIDFESLKTLFTDTRNGLILLFFYATGLRVSELINLKISDIYFDAGLIRVSGKGSKMRLLPVLLDVLDKVKNYMANIRNLYLNNCSKDYLFISKRGKPFSRAAIWKIIKLESRAKGFDLHPHSLRHLYATHLLENGANIKTIQELLGHSSLNTTQRYTFVSDKALNKAFKESDFFDK